One genomic window of Elaeis guineensis isolate ETL-2024a chromosome 2, EG11, whole genome shotgun sequence includes the following:
- the LOC105057711 gene encoding protein ACCELERATED CELL DEATH 6 — MSRWGGDTVLHIAAKMGHAELAKAIRRLEPLLLTRQNSKGDTPVHCAARAGHHAIVTSFVSTRIVDEQVGEERGRLLRVRNGVGNTALHEAAQNGHLEVVQAIMSVDPDSAAVVNQAGVSPLYMAAERGSSNIVRSLQWSEACSYEGPNGQTALHAAVLRSYDITELILEQVPVFIKRGDATNNSTPLHYVASSGDRKMVQLLLDSDNSASYLRDKDGFAPIHVAASAGHLNIIAELLQHCPDCMELINNQGRNFLHVAIMNKRLEIVKYVLESAVFIDLLNEPDNEGNTPLHLAVISRSRQITQILSSDGRVNTSIMNNKGHTPLDLASLASNWNWEIALRMYKIVIELINHGSRLSPQRLDLITCCLQKNQEAEINQYRAFANNLIIVAVLIATVTFAAAFTLPGGYKGDSSSNAGSAILANRAAFKAFLVSDSLAMISSISVAIILLRTGSLDHDIRLYSLITAMKLLWVALGGMFVAFATGVYVAVVSNCKWLAILVAVMICSIPLGAWMTAYWPNSDFLSLVKMNIIQENDTPITDLDYRWYNKQLAIRRRLAGIADFHTP; from the exons ATGTCACGGTGGGGGGGGGACACCGTACTCCACATAGCAGCCAAGATGGGTCATGCAGAGCTCGCGAAGGCCATCCGCAGGCTGGAGCCCTTACTGTTAACCAGACAGAACTCCAAAGGAGACACTCCGGTGCACTGTGCGGCCCGGGCCGGGCATCACGCGATCGTCACCTCCTTCGTCTCCACTCGAATCGTTGATGAGCAAGTTGGAGAGGAGCGTGGACGGCTGCTCAGGGTGAGGAATGGCGTGGGAAACACGGCCCTTCACGAGGCGGCTCAGAACGGCCACCTGGAGGTGGTCCAAGCGATCATGTCCGTGGATCCAGACTCGGCGGCTGTGGTGAATCAGGCGGGCGTGTCTCCGCTCTACATGGCCGCGGAAAGGGGGTCATCCAACATTGTGCGCTCATTGCAGTGGTCCGAGGCGTGCTCCTACGAAGGACCAAACGGGCAGACAGCGCTGCATGCAGCCGTGCTCAGGAGCTACG ATATTACAGAACTGATACTAGAACAAGTGCCAGTCTTCATCAAACGAGGAGATGCCACCAACAACAGCACACCTCTTCATTATGTAGCCTCCAGCGGTGATCGTAAAATGGTGCAACTTCTACTTGATAGTGACAACTCAGCATCCTATCTACGGGACAAAGATGGTTTTGCACCCATTCATGTTGCAGCCAGTGCAGGCCATCTTAACATAATAGCAGAGCTTTTGCAGCATTGTCCTGATTGCATGGAGTTGATAAATAACCAAGGCAGGAACTTCCTTCACGTTGCCATCATGAACAAAAGATTAGAAATTGTCAAGTACGTGCTTGAATCAGCAGTCTTTATAGACCTTCTAAATGAGCCAGACAATGAAGGCAATACACCCTTGCATTTAGCTGTCATCTCAAGAAGCAGGCAGATTACCCAGATTTTATCATCCGATGGAAGAGTAAACACCAGCATCATGAATAACAAGGGCCATACTCCTCTTGATCTTGCTTCCTTAGCCAGCAATTGGAATTGGGAAATTGCTCTTAGAATg TACAAAATCGTAATAGAGTTGATAAATCATGGCTCACGATTAAGTCCACAACGACTGGATCTCATTACATGTTGCCTACAAAAAAACCAGGAAGCAGAAATAAACCAGTACAGGGCATTCGCTAATAATCTTATAATAGTGGCAGTCCTCATTGCTACGGTCACTTTTGCTGCAGCATTTACTCTACCTGGAGGATACAAGGGCGATTCTAGCTCTAATGCGGGCAGTGCCATATTAGCAAACAGAGCTGCGTTCAAAGCATTTTTGGTCTCAGATAGCTTAGCCATGATCAGTTCCATCTCTGTGGCAATTATACTCCTTCGCACAGGATCACTAGACCATGACATTCGGCTATACTCCCTTATCACTGCAATGAAACTGCTGTGGGTCGCACTTGGAGGAATGTTTGTAGCATTTGCAACTGGTGTGTACGTTGCAGTTGTCTCCAACTGCAAGTGGCTTGCTATTCTCGTAGCTGTTATGATATGTAGCATTCCTCTTGGTGCCTGGATGACTGCTTATTGGCCTAACAGTGATTTCTTGAGCTTGGTGAAGATGAACATAATCCAAGAAAACGATACTCCGATTACTGATTTAGATTATAGGTGGTATAATAAGCAGCTTGCCATTCGTCGAAGGCTTGCAGGCATTGCAGACTTCCATACACCTTAA